Below is a genomic region from Eupeodes corollae chromosome 1, idEupCoro1.1, whole genome shotgun sequence.
TGTTCCATCAAATCCTTAGGCGAGAGACCCCGCGAAGCACAATCAGCAGGGTTTTCAGATGAACTGACATGACTCCAAGACGAGCGAGGTAACGAAGACAATATTTCAGAGGTACGATTCGCTACAAACGTACTCCATTTTCGTGGCGAGGATGAAAGCCATGACAAAACAATTTGAGAGTCACAGAACGCAGATACTCTAACTGGTTTCACATCTAATGACGACCGAATAAGTTCTATTAAACGACACAAAAGGAGACTCCCACAAAGTTCCAGGCGTGGAATAGACAACTGCTTTACTGGAGCAACTCGAGTCTTGGCGGCGACTAACTTCACTTCAACACCATCTTCCGAACAACTACGACAGTAAACCACTGCAGAATAAGCCTTTTCTGAAGCATCCGAAAAACCTATTAACTCCAAGCTTTTAGAATTTTGGGTAAACCTTCGAAAAATcctaaagttttcaaaataggtCAAATTCTCCCGATATAGCTTCCATTTTTCTGCGATTTCGAAGGGCAAAGGATCATCCCAATCAATTTTCGTCTTGGCGGTCCACAGCTCCTGAAAcagtattttcaacaaaatagtgGAAGGAGCCAAAAACCCCAAAGGATCAAAAACCTTTGCAACCTCTGAAAGTAGTTTCCGTTTTGTAGGCACAAAGTGTTCGGGTAAACTAATTTTGTACGTAAAGGTGTCATGATACGGGTTCCAAACCAAACCGAGAACCTTGGTACACTCAGAAGAACTATCCAAATCCAGTGAAACAGCTTCTTTACAGTCGATGTCACGCAATATTTCCCAACAATTAGAGCTCCACTTGCTGAGCTCAAGACCTCCACATGACAACATCTCTACGATCTGCTTCTTCAGCTCCAAAGTCTCCGACAGCGAATCAGCCCCCGTCATTAGGTCATCAACATACATGTCATGCAAAACTGCATGTGATGCTAAGGGAAACTGGTGTTTGTAATCAAACGCTATTTGACGGAGAACTTTCATGGACAAATATGGAGCAGGTGAAGTACCATATGTTACCGTAGCCAAACGAAAATGCGATATTGGACTATCAGGGGATTCTCTCCAAACTATCCTCTGAAAATCCCGATGCTTTGGATGCACCCAAATTTGCCGAAACATTTTAACAATGTCAGCACAAAATACGAAACGGTGAAGACGAAAACGAATACAAACGTTAACCAAATTTCGTTGAAGAGGAGTTCCTATATGAAGCATTTCATTAAGAGAACAGTTTTTGGTATCTTTATGAGACCCATCAAAAACAACACGAATTTTGTTTGTGATCACAGCGTGATGTGGCAAATAGAAAACACTTCCCGACGTAGGTTCTATTTTCTCATCAGGGATACGCTCCATGTGTCCCAGATTCAAATAAGTCTGCATGAACTTGCAGTATTCCACTTGTAGGTCTTTATCACGCGAAAACCGGCGTTCCATTGCAAGAAGTCTAGACAAAGCTCCAGATATGGAGTTAGCAAACTTAACATGGTTTTGTCGAAAAGGAAGTTCTACCATGTACTTATTATCAGGTGTACGAGttagagtttttgaaaagttttcatcTACCTCATCTTCAATTACTCTAAAGGAAGAACCTCCTAGAGGTACCTCTTCAATTTCCCAAAAGGATTTCAAAATAACATCAAGGTCAACACCTGCGTGCAATGAAATTAACGAATTTCCTGGCAAACAACCCGTTACAACCCATCCAAACAATGTCTCATGAGCAACCACCTTTCCTTCTGGATCTGAACGATGATCACTTAGCAGAATACTCCAAGCCTTGTCAGCCCCCAACAAAACATCAATGGGACCTGGGTTTTTGAATCCTACGTCCGCTAGCAAAAGATCGTCAAGAAAAGTGAAATTGCTGGCTTCCAACGAAAGCGATGGCGTTTGGGAAGTTATTTGGTTGAGAATATATGCCTCAACTTGCATAGTATGTGAGTTAATGcgggattttaattttaactcagCAGCACCTTGAGTCACACCAGCTTCAACAGACGAAATCCCGGATATTGGTAAACGAGCATGAGAACGACGTAGACCAAGTCTTTTCACCAAACTATCAGTTACGAACGAAACCTGAGAACCACTATCCAACAAAACGCGAACGAGATGAGTCTTTCCAGAAACGTCATACACTTTTACAACAGCGGTTGGTAATATAACCGAAGAACGCGAACCATTTTGCATATGGTTGCTTACGACGGAAGCTGAGCCTTGCGTAGGATCAACGGCATTAGCTGTGCTTGGGTTATCTAAGTGCACCAAGCTATGGTGTCGAGAATTGCATGACGTACAACGTGCTTTCGATCGACATCGATTCGACGAATGTTTAGTACCGAGGCAGTTATAGCATAATCGTTGATCTCGAGCGAAATTACGACGGGAACTAACCgacattgaaataaaatctgGACATTGTGGAAGATAATGTTCACCTTTACATTTTGGACATGAGGTATTTACTACGGCGAGGCTTTTTATATTCGAAGAATTTGACGTACGAGAGTTCTTGACCCGAGAAGTTTTCGGATCGCTAGCTTCTAAGGCATTAGAACGCTTTTCTAGAAAATCAAGAAGGTCTTTAATCGTCGACTCTTCcgacattttgttttctaaagccCAAGCTTTTTTAGTTTCAGAGtctgttttatttatcaataaataaacaagcCACGGATCCCTACCTTCCGACTTAACCGCTTCAAGACCACGAATAACTTCATCAGCTTTATCCACTAGCTTACGCAATTGAGAGCCATCACACGACCCGACGTTTGgcaattttaagaattgttcGATAagacaatttattataaaaagtggTTTATCATAACGATTTTCTAATTTCTCCCAAGCTAGCTGGTAATTGGAATCCGAAATGCTAACACCGTTCAAAAGATTAAAAGCGTCCTCGCGCAAAACCGACTTCAAGTACCTAAACTTTTGGGCACTCGAAAGTTTTGTGTTGCAGTCCACCGTTTGCAAGAACACATCGCGAAAACCTGGCCATTCCCGATAATCCCCGGAAAACGGTGTAATGTGCATAGGTTGCAGCTTTATATTAGTAGGGTTTTTATCTAACTGGCCTAACCGATCTACCAATTCGGCTTGGGAAGAAACTAATTCCTTCAACGAAACGTTCGTTTCCCCATTGCTTTCCACTGAAGTAATGTCTTTTAAACGTTTTAACAGAGCACACTTGGCTACTATATATTTCGATTCTAAAATCTCAAACTCAGGTTCTGGATCAACGTAACCCTCTTCAGcatgaaattcaaaaagagCCGATTGAGAACTACAAATGTCTTTAAAGGCCTTCTCTAACCTTTCCAAACGCACATTCAATTCTAAACTATTGGCACTTTCAGGAATTTCTTGCGCGTATGTATATACTCTAGTAATGGAGCCTTTGTAATGTCCACGAGCTTGTTTTAAAACCTCCATTTTGGCATTTAGAAATACCTTTTCTTATGCGTTTCTAACAAACAAAAGTCTAACAGCTCACAATGCACAAAATTCTCTTATTATGGTTCCAGCAACAGTAATCAACAGATAACAGCAGCAGCAAATCGAGCCCcccaaaaaaaatcatccaTGAAAGCGCAGTGGAGCACCAGGCAAAAATCAGATTTCTGCGATATACTTATCTGTGTATAGGAATCCCAGGTCTAAGAACcaccaaccaaaaaaaaacgaaaagccGATTCCAAATATCCAGGAACGAAGgaccaattttgtttaagaatttaaatttaaattaggaAAACGCCAAAAATCAAGAAacgttataaattatttaatttccaaaatttaaatcattgcaaacaaatcaAGAAGAACAATTAATTTTGCGACTGGCTGGTTTGGTGGTTGCTAGAAAAGAGAAAGATTCTATCATCTTTAAATTGAAGCCAACCCATATGCATCACTTGCTAAAACCAGTATTTTGCACACGATACCAATATCAAAGGTATTACCTATGTACCATTGCggtttattctttttcttaaatgcaaCGGTCTTAGCAAGCAATGCATAGattatgtaggtatgtaatatgtttacaaaaaatatgttaacaacaaaaaatatatcataaacAGCTTCCGTCATACCAAAACCAATACAGTAGATAGAGCATAGGGcaattacaaaatgtttggcaatttaaacaaaataaaaattaaattaaattatataatgatttaaacattaataaataagacatattatgtatatatgtatgaataGAAATAATATCAGCTTCGTTTCTCAACATTatgtttataaatgatcttttgtctgaaaattCTTACCCACTACATTTTTTCGTTGATGACAGTAacatcagcttttcatatttgtttttggattctcatccttgttcttgggatgtggactaccaacgacAGCGTATGATACGCTCATAAAAATTCCGACCTTGACAGCATTTACCAATGGGGAATCCAAAAcggtgtagaatttaatgcttcgaaaacttaatgttgACTTCTGTCGCAAATGCGTAACCATCCCCCATATGCCACCATCCACTGGTGCTACTTTCAGTTCTAAGTATGTACATCACCAATTGTTGTGGAAAAATCATATATTGTATATatccaaaaatgctgctaagtgtttaggtttttctGCGACAGTGCAAGAAGTTTTGTATACCTTCTGATCTACCTATAAttatttacaaagcttttattcgttcAAAAATCGagcataatttttatatttggtcTGGTACACCCAAAAAAGTACttaagtcttttggatagaattgaaaaattaaattttgaaaataaaaggtgATCGTTCTTTTGCTGAGACATTTCTTCTTTGAACACCTCCGCAAGGTTTCATGCCTATCAccgttttatcgatattttcaccAACAATGCTTTAGTGAAAAAGCCAGTGAAATAGTGTTCaatccctcaaacaattcaaccgtaataccggTACATCTAGAAAGTATCATCATTTTACCCTTAAGCCCAGCTCTGGATTTACTGTTAAGTTTGGAGATTCACTCTTTAGCCGCAATTTGCCGCTGCACGCGCTTATTGGAACTTAGAAGCTGCAGTCATGAATTTGTTCCCAATTTAGATTCGGAAGGCTCCAAAAGAGCATATGTTGTTATAGGAAAATGATCAGGCACagaaatgattaaaataaaacgaaatactAGGATCCCAACAAAACACTTCTGCAGTGAGTTtcgtcttcaaaattattttattctatctATTACTGTAGGTAAACTTTAgtcatcatttttaattttaggaacATTTTGTATTGACAAAACACTACTGAAATAACTTAAACACCgtatttataaacaatattaattttgtgtacATTTGGCTAAACTATTTGAAATACATGAACATTACCTTCTTACTCCTACATCCGGAAGCTACATACATCCTTTATTAAGCCATCATAGCCTTgacaaaatgtaaatattgtcttaaaagctaaataatttcattgtttACCCTAAGCATGTCACTTTGGTGAATGGATCTCCTACAATTATATTCGACACTCCCATAATatctaaattaatattattattattgttttcctCAATTAtttctgcaaaaataaaaatgcacgcTCTCGTCTGATGTTCAACGAGAATCATTCAACTGGGCGTAACTTCATTGTGTTACTCcgtattaaattcaattttaagacTCGGAACCCACCAAAGCTTAAGctgcaattaaatttaaaatacgttccaattaacaaaatataaaaataacaatgctGCAGCTGTTGGCGTTCAGGTCAGTGGTCaacttaaataagaaaacaattcaacccaaaacaaaaaaccactAAACCTGAAGCTTAAAACCGGAAAAGTTGcattttttgttgccaaaaatatttattacagaCAGAGTATGCCGTAAATTAAAGtgttttattcactttttcaatttaagattGGTGTTCAAGGTTTTTAATTGGGTTTTAATGCAGAAACGAGTATTTTGATCACATTCTGATTCCAAATACTTTATGTACACATGCCCGAAAAAAGACATGAACCAATTTTGtcgaatttaaacttttttctcaCATAAATCCAGGACTTCAAATAACGAAGACCAATCCTCAATTAAATTGCTATGTTTAATGTTCCATGAATAAAATAGATATTGATCAATTACCTCCCATCAAGTATCAAGTTCAATGTTCCGtcatcatcattaaaaaatctgtcagataataaattttgattggCTTACTTTGAAAACACGCGTCATTTAGTTTGAAAGTGGAAAGGGGAACCTCGTTCATTAGATAAATTGTTGcattcaactttttaaatctTTGCTCGAATCTACTTTCACTGATTTGCGTGCTActatttaataatttccaaCTATGTTGCAGAAATATGTTTGCTGAGGGATACTTATtcgcaatttaaatttttcttcatcttgttaatgtttgaaaatgacTGTATTTAGAGTGCTTGGATCTTTTCTGGTTTTAAAAGCATTGCCATTCATAAAGTAATAACACATGCATCCTATCATGTACGTAATTCTTCGTTTATCGCAAACTTGCTAAAAAGAAAGCATCAGATTCTTTTTATTGATCGTATTAGTCGAAGAAAATGTTATGTTTAcattcattgaaaataaaattaatttaaaaattgaagaaacaaTTATTTCATAATCTTTCAATGGTCACTATTATTCTTCGAAAGTAACGTTATTGCTAGCGCTAAT
It encodes:
- the LOC129945741 gene encoding uncharacterized protein LOC129945741, whose product is MEVLKQARGHYKGSITRVYTYAQEIPESANSLELNVRLERLEKAFKDICSSQSALFEFHAEEGYVDPEPEFEILESKYIVAKCALLKRLKDITSVESNGETNVSLKELVSSQAELVDRLGQLDKNPTNIKLQPMHITPFSGDYREWPGFRDVFLQTVDCNTKLSSAQKFRYLKSVLREDAFNLLNGVSISDSNYQLAWEKLENRYDKPLFIINCLIEQFLKLPNVGSCDGSQLRKLVDKADEVIRGLEAVKSEGRDPWLVYLLINKTDSETKKAWALENKMSEESTIKDLLDFLEKRSNALEASDPKTSRVKNSRTSNSSNIKSLAVVNTSCPKCKGEHYLPQCPDFISMSVSSRRNFARDQRLCYNCLGTKHSSNRCRSKARCTSCNSRHHSLVHLDNPSTANAVDPTQGSASVVSNHMQNGSRSSVILPTAVVKVYDVSGKTHLVRVLLDSGSQVSFVTDSLVKRLGLRRSHARLPISGISSVEAGVTQGAAELKLKSRINSHTMQVEAYILNQITSQTPSLSLEASNFTFLDDLLLADVGFKNPGPIDVLLGADKAWSILLSDHRSDPEGKVVAHETLFGWVVTGCLPGNSLISLHAGVDLDVILKSFWEIEEVPLGGSSFRVIEDEVDENFSKTLTRTPDNKYMVELPFRQNHVKFANSISGALSRLLAMERRFSRDKDLQVEYCKFMQTYLNLGHMERIPDEKIEPTSGSVFYLPHHAVITNKIRVVFDGSHKDTKNCSLNEMLHIGTPLQRNLVNVCIRFRLHRFVFCADIVKMFRQIWVHPKHRDFQRIVWRESPDSPISHFRLATVTYGTSPAPYLSMKVLRQIAFDYKHQFPLASHAVLHDMYVDDLMTGADSLSETLELKKQIVEMLSCGGLELSKWSSNCWEILRDIDCKEAVSLDLDSSSECTKVLGLVWNPYHDTFTYKISLPEHFVPTKRKLLSEVAKVFDPLGFLAPSTILLKILFQELWTAKTKIDWDDPLPFEIAEKWKLYRENLTYFENFRIFRRFTQNSKSLELIGFSDASEKAYSAVVYCRSCSEDGVEVKLVAAKTRVAPVKQLSIPRLELCGSLLLCRLIELIRSSLDVKPVRVSAFCDSQIVLSWLSSSPRKWSTFVANRTSEILSSLPRSSWSHVSSSENPADCASRGLSPKDLMEHKLWWNGPEWLVHSIDEWPNHSETEIEDIPEERKKVHTVHVSVAVEHFLDKISLKISSWRKIVRIVCYIRRFIYFCRLPKGDRRCGYLSLSELRLGKIICLKWTQREFLREIKTLKTDRCVDKASKLCSLSPFIDVIGLLRVGGRISNAKNVPFAIRHPIILPKNHPITLLILLDAHRNFLHIGVSGLFALIRQEFWILGSRNLIRKLVHDCQTCFRQRKITSTQLMGNLPSSRVNPSFAFAHTGCDYAGPITLRSSRGRKPTLSKGYISLFVCMTTKALHLELVSDLTTDAFLAALKRFIARRGRCSVLYSDNGTNFQGAARVLSDMYKLVQSQNHNKKVAEMLAGESIDWKFIPPHSPHFGGLWEAGVKLVKQHLRRVVGDSVLTFEEMCTLLAQIEALLNSRPLCASSDSDLDPLTPAHFLIGRPYTAIPEPSYLELPINRLGRWQLLQNMMQGFWRRWHTDYLTSLQQRPKWREDLRDFEVGDMVILKESNMPPSLWSLGRITAVHPGEDGHVRVVTLRTKRGTFTRPITKLALLPCPEIPSAGAAC